The Bacteroidota bacterium nucleotide sequence AAATATTGCTAAGCTAACAGGATTTCCTTTTATCACAGGAGAAAATAAATTTGAAGGTCTTGCCGCCCATGATGCAATAGTTGAAATGTCAGGAGCATTAAAAACAGTAGCTACAAGCCTAATGAAAATCGGCAATGATATTAGAATGCTTTCCTCAGGACCTCGCTCAGGAATAGGTGAGTTGATAATACCTACAAACGAGCCGGGATCATCAATTATGCCTGGTAAAGTTAATCCTACACAAGCAGAAGCATTAACAATGGTTTGTGCTCAAGTAGTTGGAAATGATGTAGCTCTTACAGTAGGTGGAATGACAGGACATTTTCAATTAAATGTTTTTAAACCGATGATGGCTCTTAATCTTCTTAATTCCGCTCAATTACTTGGAGATGCGTCTGTTTCTTTCAATGAAAATTGTGCTATAGGAATAGAACCAAATTATCCGAAAATTAAAGAACTTTTAAATAATTCTTTGATGCTTGTTACAGCTCTAAATACTCATATTGGATATGATAACGCAGGAAAAATTGCTAAAAAAGCATTCGCTGACGGAACTACTTTAAAAGAAGCGGCATTGGAACTTAAATTACTTACCGAAGATCAGTTTAATGAGTGGGTAAAACCTGAAAACATGGTTGGGAGATAAAATGACTGATTCAAATTTTAATAAATTTGATAGTTGAAAACAATGAATAAAAAATATGCAGAAGAAATGTTTCTTCTGCATATTTTTTTATAAAATATTAAGATATGCGATACGATAAAATTGACCCACAGTTATTTATTGATAACAGAGAAAAACTTGTAAAAAAACTACAAGCTAATTCAATAGCAATATTTAATTCAAATGATGAATACCCGAGAAATGGAGATCAAACCTTCGTATTCAGACAAAATTCTGACACTTTTTGGGTATCAGGTTTAGACCAAGAAAAAACTATTGTTATTTTGTTTCCTGATTCTCCTGTAAAAAAATATAGAGAAATGGCATTTGTTATCAAAACAAATGATAAAATTGCAAGGTGGGAAGGACATAAGTTTACAAAAAAAGAAGCAACAAATATTTCAGCTATAAAAAACATTTTTTGGCTTGATGAATTTGAAATGATACTCAATGAAATTATGACTTATGCAAACAATGTTTACCTTAACTCAATTGAATTACCAAAATTTAAAACAGAAGTTCCTTACAAGGATAAACGCTTTGCTAAATGGATAAAAGAAGAATATCCAAATCATAATTATCACAGACTTGCTCCTTATGTGTATGATTTGCGTACCAAAAAACATAGCATTGAAATAGAACTAATGGGAAAAGCTTGTGAGATTACCAACAAAGCATTTCGCAGAGTTTTAAAATTTGTAAAACCCGATCTTTGGGAGTACGAAATACAGGCAGAAATAGAACATGAATTTTTGATAAACAAAGCTACAGGGAATGCTTATCAGCCAATAATTGCAGCAGGTAAAAACGCTTTATGCCTTCACTATACCGACAACAATGATAAATGTAAAAATGGCGACCTAATACTTTTTGATTTTGGTGCTGAGTATGCAAACTATTCAGCGGACATGAGCAGAACAATTCCTGTAAACGGCAGATTTTCTCCACGCCAAAAAGAATGTTACAATGCGGTATTGAATGTATCTAAACAATCAAAAAATCTTATGAAAGTGGGTGCTTCTATTGATGAAGTAAATTCCAAAGTGAATAAACTCATGGAAAAAGAAATGATAAAACTTGGATTATTTTCCGAAGAAGATATAAGTAAGCAATACCCACAAAAACCATTGTATCAAAAATATTTTATGCACGGTACTTCACATTTTATGGGACTTGATGTTCATGATGTAGGACAAAAACATTTAAAATTTGAAGAAGGAATGGTACTTTCTTTTGAGCCGGGAATTTATATTACAGAAGAAAACATTGCAATAAGAATAGAAAACGATATTCTCATTACCAATAAAGGAGCAGTAAATTTAATGGAAAATATTCCTGTAGAAGTTGATGAAATTGAGAAATTGATGGCAAGTAAATAGTGCCTCTAAGAAAACTATCAAATTTTATGATTTCTAAGATTTTTGACCTGCCTTTGCCGTCAGGCAGGTGAGATTTTTATTTTTTGAGACGAGGCGATGCCTTAGCATCAGTGAGTTGAAAAAGATGAAAATATCGCAAAAAGATAGGAATCTAATTTTGTAGAGTTTTCTTAGAGACACTAAATAAGATAGATTTTTTTTTGTATTTTCGCAATTCATTATAAACAATTAAAAACAAAGGGCTTATTTATTTAATTAAAAACAACAAACAGAAAATCGTAGATAAAAAAAATTTGATAAGTAAAATTTAAGTCCTTTAAAGAAAGTAAAAGAAAATTATGGAAAGTGAGGTATTTTCAATCATTACAGGGACAGGGAGTTACATTCCAAGCCAAATAATTAAAAACGAAGATTTTTTAAACAATACATTTTTTAATTCAGCAGGAGAAAAAATCCCTAAAGAGAATAGTGAAATAATTGATAAATTTCAAAAAATTACAGGAATCGAAGAACGAAGATATATTGAGGATAATCATGTAACATCAGATATTGGTTTTTTCGCTGCCCAAAAAGCAATAGAAACATCATCCATTGACAAAGAAAGCCTTGATTATATTATAGTTGCTCATAATTTTGGTGATGTTGAAAAGTCAAATAATCGCTCTGATATTGTACCGAGTATTGCTGCAAGAATAAAATATAAATTAGGAATTAATAATCCTTTTACTGTTGCCTATGATTTACCATTTGGTTGTCCGGGATGGCTACAAGGGGTTATTCAAGCAGATTATTTTATTAAATCAGGAGATGCAAAAAAAATATTAGTGATTGGTGTAGAAGCATTATCAAGAGTTTCCGACCCACATGATATTGATAGTATGATTTATTCTGATGGTGCAGGAGCAACAATTCTTGAAGCTAGTAAAAGTAAAGAAGCTGTGGGAATATTAACACATTCCACAAGATCGGATACCAAAGAATTTGCACATTTGTTAAAAATGGATAAATCCTACAATCCTGATAGTCAAAGTAATGAACTTTTTCTTAAAATGAACGGAAGAAAATTATACGAATATGCAATAACAACAGTTCCTCAACTTGTGAAAGACAGTATTGATAAAATCGGATATTTTATTAACGATATTAAAAAAATACTTATTCATCAAGCTAATGAAAAAATGGATGATGCTATTGTTAAAAGGCTATTTCGCTTGTACGATATAAAACAAGTTCCCCAAAACATTATGCCAATGATAATAAAAAAAATAGGGAATAATTCTGTTGCCACTTTGCCGATTCTGTATGATTTATTAATTAATGGGAAAATAGAAAATCAAAGTTTAAATTCGAAAGATAATTTTGTTTTTGCATCAGTTGGTGCGGGAATGAATGTTAATGCATTAGTATATAAAATGCCATAAAATAATTTTTTCTAAAATTAAAATAATTAAAATGTTTAACTCAAAAATATATATTAAAAGACGTGAACAACTTCGCGAACAACTTGATTCAGGAATTATCCTGATTCTTGGAAATAATGAAGCTCCAATGAATTATCCTGCTAACACTTATCATTACCGACAGGATTCAGATTTTTTATATTTTTTCGGACTTAACCATGATGGACTTGCAGGTATAATGGATATCGATGAAAATAAAGATTATATTTTCGGAAATGATGCTAGCATGGATGATATTATTTGGATGGGTCCTCAGCCATCAATGAAAGATAGATGTGAAAAAGTAGGAATCGAAAATACAGAAGAGTTTACAAAACTTGACAGCTTTATTAAAGAAGCAATTTCAAAAGGGAGAAAGATTCATTTTTTACCACCATACAGACACGATAATATTATTAAACTTGCATCACTAACTGAAACAACCACAGATAATATTAGCAAAAATGTTTCAGTTGATTTGATAAAAGCAGTTGTAAAACTTCGCTCTATAAAAGACGAATATGAAATAATTGAAATTGAGAAAGCAACTGATACCGCATATAAAATGCATACAACAGCAATGAAAATGGCAATGCCGGGAATTATTGAACAAGAAATTGCTGGCATCATTGAAGGTATTTCTTTAGCAAATGGAAATCCCCCATCTTTCCCAATAATTTTGAGTACAAACGGTCAAACTTTACATAATCATTATCATGGAAATATTTTAGAAACAGGACGAATGATGGTAACAGATGCAGGAGCAGAAACAGCAATGAATTATGTATCCGATATTACACGTACTGTTCCCGTTGGAGGCAAATTCAACCAAAGACAAAAAGATATTTACGAAATTGTTCTTAAGGCAAACATGGACGCTATAAAAAATGCAAAACCAGGAATTAAAAATAGAGACCTTCATTTTATTGCAGCAAAAGTTTTAGCATCAGGACTTAAAGACCTTGGAATTATGAAAGGCAATATTGATGATGCTGTTGCAAATGGTGCTCATGCTTTGTTCCAGCCTCATGGACTTGGACACATGATGGGACTTGATGTACACGACATGGAAGGACTTGGTGAAGATTATGTAGGATATGATGAAGAAACAAAAAGAAGCGACCAATTCGGATTGGCTTTTCTTAGATTAGGTCGTAAGCTTGAAACAGGCTTTGTTTTTACCATTGAACCCGGTTGCTATTTTATTCCTGCACTAATAGACCAATGGAAATCGGAAAATAAATTTACTGATTTCATTAATTATGATAAAGTAGAAAGCTTTAAAGATTTTGGTGGAATTCGTATTGAAGATGACATTCTTATTACAAAAGACAGTTATAGAAATTTTAGTAAAGATATTCCTAAAACAGTAGAGGAAGTTGAAAAAACTATGGCAAAGAAGTAAAGAAAAAGTCATACTTCAAAGGTAAAAATTAAAGGTTATGTGTAAAATTTTACCACAGAGATTTATATGCATATTAGTAGCAAAGGGCTTGACTTGTCTGTGTGCTACGCACAGGCAGGCAACATTGATAAGCCATTGGACAGTATTGAATTATGGAATTTATTAATAAAAAAATGTAACGGAAATATAATGAGTGGTCATTATATCCACTCGTTGCAAGAAATACTAGAAAGACCGTAAATTGAAATTAAAGTTGTAAATTTGACAATCAGAAAAAGTAGAAAAACAAATGACAGAAAAATATAAAATAGCTAGTTTGTTTTCAGGTTGTGGAGGATTTGACCTCGGATTTATTAAATCAGGATTTGAAATAGTTTGGGCAAATGATTTCTTTAAAGAAGCAGTAGAAACATACAAAAAAAATATTGGAGACCATATAGTTTATGGCGATATAACTAAAATTCCTAGTGATGAAATACCTAATAATTTCGATATTCTTCTAGGTGGCTTTCCTTGTCAAGGGTTTTCAGTTGCCAACACTAAACGTAGTATGGAAGACGAAAGAAATTTTTTATACAAAGAACTTTTAAGATTAATTAAGGACAAACAACCTAAATTTTTTGTTGGAGAAAATGTAAAAGGATTACTTTCTATGCAACAAGGAAAAGTAATCAAAATGATTATTGATGACTTCAAAGCTTTAGGTTACAATGTTAAATATAGACTTCTAAAAGCATCCGATTATGGTGTTCCTCAAAATAGAGAAAGAGTTGTAATTATAGGAAATCGTTTGGGACTCAAAAACCCGTTCCCTAAAATAACACACGGTTTAGTTAATGATTTGTTTAATGACTCTATAAAACCTTATATTTCTGTAAAAGATGTTGTTGGTCATTTAGCAAATGTTAGAACAAGAGACAAATCCTTTGAATTAGAAGGAGAAATAATTTATAATCACGTAGCTCGAACAAATGTTGCTGATAAATTTTGGGGTAGAAAACACAAAGTAAATCAACACGAAATTTGTGATTATTTGAAATATTGGAGAAATAAAAGTGGTTGGTCGACTAAAAAAATAGACGAACATTTTGGATATGCACATACCGCAGGACACTGGTTTAGAAAAGACAATAATTCAGGTAGTATTCCAAATCCAAGTGATTGGTGGGAACTTAAAAAAATTCTAGGATTTGATGACACTTATGACAAAGCAGTAACCGAATTAGAACTTAAAGAAATAAAATTTGAACAATCTTTAAGAATAAACAATTGGGAATTACCTAGTGATACAATTACTGCAACTGGACCAGAAATTCATCCAAACAGAGAACGAAGAATGTCAGTAAGAGAATGTGCGATTATTCAAACTTTTCCAGATGATTTTATTTTTTGTGGTAGTTTAGGTAATTTGTATAAACAAATAGGAAATGCTGTACCTGTACTTTTAGCAGAAAAAATAGCTGAAGTAATTAAAGTAGAATTAGATAAATATGAGCAATCTAACAAAAAAGCAATTAGAACAACTAAAGAAAATCGAAATATTAGAGCAGAAGTATTTGAATAAATATTTCTACTTTTTAAAATTCGCTGAAGACGAATTACTTTTAGGTTTTAAGACAAAATATAAGATTAAAGACGATTGGTATCCTAAATGGAATCCAAACGAAGAAGGGAAAGGAATTTCAGATTTTGCCACTGGTGCTGAAAGAATTGTGTATTCTTTACTAAATGGCAAAGGCATTGGTCAACCAAACTCTGCACCTATCGGTGCGGATTTATTTTTTGAAGTAGAAGATGCTTTTATCCATATTGAC carries:
- a CDS encoding aminopeptidase P family protein — encoded protein: MRYDKIDPQLFIDNREKLVKKLQANSIAIFNSNDEYPRNGDQTFVFRQNSDTFWVSGLDQEKTIVILFPDSPVKKYREMAFVIKTNDKIARWEGHKFTKKEATNISAIKNIFWLDEFEMILNEIMTYANNVYLNSIELPKFKTEVPYKDKRFAKWIKEEYPNHNYHRLAPYVYDLRTKKHSIEIELMGKACEITNKAFRRVLKFVKPDLWEYEIQAEIEHEFLINKATGNAYQPIIAAGKNALCLHYTDNNDKCKNGDLILFDFGAEYANYSADMSRTIPVNGRFSPRQKECYNAVLNVSKQSKNLMKVGASIDEVNSKVNKLMEKEMIKLGLFSEEDISKQYPQKPLYQKYFMHGTSHFMGLDVHDVGQKHLKFEEGMVLSFEPGIYITEENIAIRIENDILITNKGAVNLMENIPVEVDEIEKLMASK
- a CDS encoding DNA cytosine methyltransferase; protein product: MTEKYKIASLFSGCGGFDLGFIKSGFEIVWANDFFKEAVETYKKNIGDHIVYGDITKIPSDEIPNNFDILLGGFPCQGFSVANTKRSMEDERNFLYKELLRLIKDKQPKFFVGENVKGLLSMQQGKVIKMIIDDFKALGYNVKYRLLKASDYGVPQNRERVVIIGNRLGLKNPFPKITHGLVNDLFNDSIKPYISVKDVVGHLANVRTRDKSFELEGEIIYNHVARTNVADKFWGRKHKVNQHEICDYLKYWRNKSGWSTKKIDEHFGYAHTAGHWFRKDNNSGSIPNPSDWWELKKILGFDDTYDKAVTELELKEIKFEQSLRINNWELPSDTITATGPEIHPNRERRMSVRECAIIQTFPDDFIFCGSLGNLYKQIGNAVPVLLAEKIAEVIKVELDKYEQSNKKAIRTTKENRNIRAEVFE
- a CDS encoding ketoacyl-ACP synthase III; the protein is MESEVFSIITGTGSYIPSQIIKNEDFLNNTFFNSAGEKIPKENSEIIDKFQKITGIEERRYIEDNHVTSDIGFFAAQKAIETSSIDKESLDYIIVAHNFGDVEKSNNRSDIVPSIAARIKYKLGINNPFTVAYDLPFGCPGWLQGVIQADYFIKSGDAKKILVIGVEALSRVSDPHDIDSMIYSDGAGATILEASKSKEAVGILTHSTRSDTKEFAHLLKMDKSYNPDSQSNELFLKMNGRKLYEYAITTVPQLVKDSIDKIGYFINDIKKILIHQANEKMDDAIVKRLFRLYDIKQVPQNIMPMIIKKIGNNSVATLPILYDLLINGKIENQSLNSKDNFVFASVGAGMNVNALVYKMP
- a CDS encoding aminopeptidase P family protein codes for the protein MFNSKIYIKRREQLREQLDSGIILILGNNEAPMNYPANTYHYRQDSDFLYFFGLNHDGLAGIMDIDENKDYIFGNDASMDDIIWMGPQPSMKDRCEKVGIENTEEFTKLDSFIKEAISKGRKIHFLPPYRHDNIIKLASLTETTTDNISKNVSVDLIKAVVKLRSIKDEYEIIEIEKATDTAYKMHTTAMKMAMPGIIEQEIAGIIEGISLANGNPPSFPIILSTNGQTLHNHYHGNILETGRMMVTDAGAETAMNYVSDITRTVPVGGKFNQRQKDIYEIVLKANMDAIKNAKPGIKNRDLHFIAAKVLASGLKDLGIMKGNIDDAVANGAHALFQPHGLGHMMGLDVHDMEGLGEDYVGYDEETKRSDQFGLAFLRLGRKLETGFVFTIEPGCYFIPALIDQWKSENKFTDFINYDKVESFKDFGGIRIEDDILITKDSYRNFSKDIPKTVEEVEKTMAKK